Below is a genomic region from Doryrhamphus excisus isolate RoL2022-K1 chromosome 16, RoL_Dexc_1.0, whole genome shotgun sequence.
agacgggctgccatgttccttttactaaggagtggttttcgtctggccactctaccatacaggccttattggtggattgctgcagagatggttgtccttctggaaggctctcctctctccacagaggaacgctggagctctgacagagtgtccatcggggccttggtcacctccctgactaaggcccttcatccccgatcgctcagtttagaaggccggccagctctaggaaaagtcctggtggttccaaacgtcttgcatttacgaataatggaggccactgtgctcattgggaccttcaaagcagcagaaatttttctgtatccttccccagatttgtgcctcaagacaatcctgtctcgcaggtctacagacagttcttttgacttcatgcttggtgtttgtgctctgacatgcacagtcaactgtgggaccttatatagacaggtgtgtgcctttccaaatcatgtccaatcaactgaatttactgcaggtggactccaattaagctgtagaaagatctcaaggatgatcactggaaaaaagatgcacctgagctcaattttgagcttcatggcaaaggctgtgaatacttatgtaaatgtgatttcttagttttctatttttaataaattcaaaaaaagtcaaaaaaaaaactttttcacattgtcataatggagtattttgtgtagaattttgaggtaagagattaaattaatacaatttggaatgaggctgtaacatgatgtggaaaaagtgaagcgctgtgaatactttccggatgcactgtatagacaagcaaccattcccacccacattcatacttatggacaatttggataggccaattaacctagcatgtttttggaatgtgggaggaaaccggtgtacctggagaaaacccacacatgcacagggagaacatgcaaactccacacagagatggccgagggtgggattaaactcgggtctcctagcccaaatatatatttatatatagcacatatacacacaaactatatatatatatatatatatatatatatatatgaaaacaaaatgattgCACTCCCCatagacatgaacacatgtgcGATACAAAAGTTGCCTTTGGTGATGATGACtcaagttgttgattttttgaAAAGAAATCTCAGCAACACTCCTGCAGAACAGAACATCTTATTAAGTTTTgtttgtaatataaaaatacctataaaaacaacaaaaaaactcttAAGTTCTTAAAGAGAAGGAATGAAACCAAGTGTGTTGAATCAAACATCATGCGCTCGTGGCGTATTGCAAGTTGGCGCAAGATGGCGGAGCGTGGCAATTTGGTCCAGTGCGCCACTgagcgcagccaatttggtcattTGGTCGACTGGACTGCGCTGAGATGGGTGTGGCGGCGCACCACATTTTCAGATTGCCGCAGTGTCAAAACAGCGCACCAAAGGGATGGCGAAAGCTCACCAGctctgacctggtctattcGGGGCGCAGGCAAAAGCGCAGCATGCGTAGTGATAAATTGCCTGACAGGCGCACAGGGCAGACACGTCACCAAATCCTCAGGCAGATGTGTTTTGCACACTTTTGCACAgtggaaaaaacaatgacagcaaccactatttaatgtaagcaTCTGAACCAGCCTGtacttttttgtattcattgtctCATCACATCTGAAGCATAATGGAGGATGGGGAGGAGATACCGCAAATATatcatcaaaggttctcctatttggtcatgtagagcaggaatgctggtggaaagcTAGTAAAAtgcttggattagcctgctgctgtgtttaatgtaactgtcaggaacagatgacatgTCAGGACATGTCCCAAAAGGTGGCGTACGTGGTGAACCATAgtggcctctgatgtgcagtccagtgcGGTGCATTTataggcaatgagaggcgttcacttgattggttaagattacactgtgttaaaccctctttgccactttgggagggatggatgtgtgggtgtgcggcgctgcgccagactgcccTGGCCACATCACGTTGGTGCAGCGTAGACGTGGTGCAAGGCAGGTGCGCTGCGCCtgcgcctggtctacgaaattagagccctgtattcTAAAACCAAACAAGACCATGGTCTTTTGGTGaacaaaaaaagttatataagTCGCTCACATGCCAGAATGGCCTCCGAGAGGCATCTCTGAAATACTTTGTGGTGATTAATCCACACTTGGGTGCATTTCATTTGTGGTACAGAAACAGGCAGTAATTTATGGAAATGTAAGATGAATGACTGTAAGGCAAGGAGAGTTAATTCCTTAACACAGCATAATGttctaaataaacatttaaactgCATTATTTCACTGAACTCACAAGGATCAACATGAAAGCACTTAAAACACTAAATGGAAAAACTTAACTATATGTAATATGATACATGCAGGTTTTTAGAACTCTATCAATCAATCCAATCTATCATAGACGTTGCGGATGATGTTTACAACTGGAAAGCAAGGCTGTCCAGAAGCTGGTGTGTATGAGCTCAAACTTGGCCTGAGAGGGACACATGTGTCAAACCACCACCACTAAGCATACGGACACTTCAATGATCCAGGAGGACACACACTAAAAACAGCTTTTGTGAAGCTAAAATGTTAGTGGATTATATTCAATGACAAAAACTGTGTCCACAGGATATACAATTTTCAAGCAGATGTATCTAATGCTGGCACTATGTTATTTCACATTAACGTGGGTGAATGTTGCCATCTGGCAGTAGCACGGCAAACTGCAGCCACCCATTTTGTGGGCCTCCCCATAGAGCCCGACTGTAAAAGCTGCTAAGCCACCTAAAGTATTTGTGAAAACCCTCAAACTCTTCAGTTCCTGTTATGTCGTATTTTGAGGATAAAAGAGTATTTCTTTGCGTGTGATGTTTTCCATTGTAGATTTGCATATGACAAGAGTTCATTGAAGTCATTCCAGTCAGCATGCATTTAACTCTTGAAGTCACATGGAATGAAACATGTCTTCAGTAGTGAAATGTTCAAGTGCCCAATTTCCTAAGATTAAATGGACACATCCAGTGAACCCCAGGCTAATATGATAGCACTGCTTCAACTGTCAATCACATGTGGCATTGAAGCATCACAAAAGTCTTTACTGCAATATTATACTGCATTACATTTACAGGTGTGTTTGTTCACATGCACTGTTTGAATAAAGGCAGAATAAATAAAGTGGTAAGGAAAACCTATCAAGATACAAAATCTGTAAGATTTCAGTATCAGTATTCCCTCTTCGCCTATGCCTCCCTTGGatatgtaataaatacaaatgttccAACATTTCAGGGGGTAGTCCCAGACTGCCAAGTCACACTCGCTGGAGCTATTTGAGGTAGACAGAAAGCATGACACATCATACACTTCCACATTTGACACCTTTTGAAACTTTTGAAAGAGTAAGCCTGAAAAGATGCATGCATTTCATTTGTGGCCCAGACACTTGACTCCACCTGAGACAAACAGGtctggtggggggtgggggggcaatgCAGCATCCTGGACCACAGAGATTATGACTGGATTTAAAGTTGGTTGGATGGAACTGAATTGGATGGAACATCTGCACACACAAAGGAGCTGTTTACTAGAAACAGGCCAACCTCTTAACTTCTCAAGTCAACAGCAGCATTAAAACATTAGCCAGAAAcaataggggggggggggggggtcatttacAAGGCATGACTTCATCAATAGACTATGGCATCTGATCATTGTCTCAGTGAGTCGCTTTGAGATACTGCCCACTTAGTCTTAATGGTAGACTTAACATCTATGTAAAAGTCTCAGATTGTTCTACAGAATATAGATTCAAAATATATACTATTACGTTACTCGTTTCCAGTGTATCTTTTCAAtttttcaagtttaaaaaaagtcactCTAAGTTCAGGAGGTCGACTAAGTGCACAAACATAGGCTCGCGTGTGCGCGtgtgcacgcgcacacacacacacacacacacactctatatatattctttatatCTGAGAACATTTTAGCTTAGAAGTATATATCATTCTGGATGGAATTTAAAATGAGGACAAATGTTGCGCTACAATATCACATGACTAGTCAAGAGCAGGTAGCAAGGCAAAAGGAAGTATTACAGTTGATAAAAGGCCATAACTCAGAGCAAAAATGATGGCCCCACCACCAGTGAGAGAAAATATACTGTGTGGAGTTGAAAAAGACCATGAGTTAAAAGGTGTCATTCCAAGTGAAAAAGGTGGAGCGGAGCTCAAGCAACAGTGCAGGGCTATGTTGCTGTTTAAAGCAGGGAACTCAAAGCAGAGAAGCAAAGCCTACACCTGGATCATCGGTATACCATGTGAGAGATGGTGCCAGATTTGAAGTTGAGCTGGTGGTTGGGAACAAACATGTGCTGAGGATTCTTCCGTGTGCACATATCCTTGGCATACAAGCCCATGCATGAGTCACATGACACCTTAGAGCAGTTCACACAGGTGTGAGATGCACCTGGCTTGTTGCAAAACCCGCATCGTGATCCCCCCATGCTAATGCGCTCACCGCTGCCTCCCTTTGGCGTAGTCAAGGCAGCAGATTTGCTGGGAAACAGCTTGGTGGACAGTAAAGGTTTGTCCACCATTTGTGGGTGAGGGTGGGAATGAATGTGAGAATGGGTCAGTGTGAGAGGGTGAGGGTGGAGATGCGAGTGGGAATGAGTATTTGAGTAGACAGAAAGCTTTTCCTTAACAGGAATATATCCATCCAGCGGGCGTGGGGACTTGGGGTGGTAGTCCTGCAGGCTACAACAAGGAGAGGGGTCGACATCATGACAGGCAGAGCACAAAATCATGTCACACCTCTGACAGGAGGCCATCGTTGAGCAGGCCATCCCACAGCCGTGACACTTCACACTGCTGTGCGCTTTGAGCAACCACCCATCTCGGGCATCTCGGGGCTCTCTGGACAGAGGCCGTGAGGGTGTTTGCCTTCCACCCGTACCACCCCCGCCCCGCTCTGTGTACAAGTCAATCTCATCCAATGACGAAAGGTGGTAGGTAGTGTAAGCATCGGCTGGGGGAGGTGATGGCGTTGGGAAGAAATCTGCAATGGGGCTGTATGAAGGGGGTGCTGCCACAGAGAATAGAGATGAGGTGTTGGGCCTGATGATCTCATCCTTCATATCGTCCTCTGCGTCCACAAACAGAGGCTCCTTCCTCAGACTCAATGAGGCTTTCAAGATTGGTTTGCTAACTGCTGCGTGCCAGTGACCTGCCCCATCTGTCACATCCACAGACTTTGACGGTCGGCTACCTCGCCTCAGGTGGTGAACATGAGGCCTCTCAATATCCAGAGGTTGCACAGATAGGCGAGCCATATCTGCCCCAAGGCTGTCGCGTCTCCGAAGAGCCTCAGCACAGCCAGCTGCATCATCTCTGCAGCCCCTGCGGAGTTCCAGGGCCTCCGACTCTGATGCGGAACCACGGGCCAGAGCCACGATCTCTCCCAGAAGACGACACTCGGCCTGGGCCAGGAAGAACTCGAAAGCCAATTGGCGGAGATTACCTGAGCCTCCTGGATGTTCCTGAAAATAAAACTGCGAGTCATGGTCACAGGTGTAGCCAATTGTGCGCATTAGAGATCGGAGTTCAGCATCAGAAATTGCAGACTTTAGGTGGTACACATATGGGCCAGTGAAAGtc
It encodes:
- the spata2 gene encoding spermatogenesis-associated protein 2 isoform X1, with translation MDAKLKEDLFRRYVGALERRLEDGGEKFGLENLHNGDKGRHKDNEALLSTATALLGAYQPDPGQRFHMVRFYEVVESSLRCQRGGNLRSLERAFHTLETICTNLLLFPWKKEFRCIKTFTGPYVYHLKSAISDAELRSLMRTIGYTCDHDSQFYFQEHPGGSGNLRQLAFEFFLAQAECRLLGEIVALARGSASESEALELRRGCRDDAAGCAEALRRRDSLGADMARLSVQPLDIERPHVHHLRRGSRPSKSVDVTDGAGHWHAAVSKPILKASLSLRKEPLFVDAEDDMKDEIIRPNTSSLFSVAAPPSYSPIADFFPTPSPPPADAYTTYHLSSLDEIDLYTERGGGGTGGRQTPSRPLSREPRDARDGWLLKAHSSVKCHGCGMACSTMASCQRCDMILCSACHDVDPSPCCSLQDYHPKSPRPLDGYIPVKEKLSVYSNTHSHSHLHPHPLTLTHSHIHSHPHPQMVDKPLLSTKLFPSKSAALTTPKGGSGERISMGGSRCGFCNKPGASHTCVNCSKVSCDSCMGLYAKDMCTRKNPQHMFVPNHQLNFKSGTISHMVYR
- the spata2 gene encoding spermatogenesis-associated protein 2 isoform X2, whose translation is MDAKLKEDLFRRYVGALERRLEDGGEKFGLENLHNGDKGRHKDNEALLSTATALLGAYQPDPGQRFHMVRFYEVVESSLRCQRGGNLRSLERAFHTLETICTNLLLFPWKKEFRCIKTFTGPYVYHLKSAISDAELRSLMRTIGYTCDHDSQFYFQEHPGGSGNLRQLAFEFFLAQAECRLLGEIVALARGSASESEALELRRGCRDDAAGCAEALRRRDSLGADMARLSVQPLDIERPHVHHLRRGSRPSKSVDVTDGAGHWHAAVSKPILKASLSLRKEPLFVDAEDDMKDEIIRPNTSSLFSVAAPPSYSPIADFFPTPSPPPADAYTTYHLSSLDEIDLYTERGGGGTGGRQTPSRPLSREPRDARDGWLLKAHSSVKCHGCGMACSTMASCQR